Genomic window (Nocardia farcinica):
ACACCTCCGCCGCAGTCGGACGAGGTCGACCACGCCGGCCAGCAGATGGCCGCGTTGTGGCGGGCGCTGGTGCACCAACTGCTGTCGCACGCGCTGAAAGTGGCCGAACAGCGCCGCCGTGACGCCGAGGAACTGGCGCGCCGCACCACCGTGGAGAAGGCCGAAGCCGAGGAACGGTTGGCCCTGGAACGCAAGAGCGTCGAGACCAAGCTCGCGGCCCTGCGCAAACAGGGCTGGGACGCCGCCAGCCGGGACGAGATCGCCGACGCACTGACCCAGGCGCGAGCGTGGGCGCCGGATTCCGAGCAGGCCGCCGCCACCTTCGACGAACTGCGTCACCACCTGCAGGACCGGTTCGGGCTGCGGATCGACCCGCGCACCGATGCCGTCGACATCGACCCCGACGCCGCCGCGGTGGTGACCCACCTGGCCGACTTCGAGCGCAGCCGCGCGATCGATGCCCGCCTGGTCGCCGCCCAGGCCCGGATGGTGGAGGCGGTGGGTGCGCTCGACGGGATCGACGAGTCCACCAAGCAGGCCCTCTACGCCGACATCGAGGCGTGGCGGACCAACCCCAGCCCGCAGCAGCTCGACGTCCTGGCCACGAAGCTGGCCGCAGCGAAAGTGCCCGAACGAACCCGGACCCAGATCCGGTTCACCGCGGTCTACCTCTACGACGCCGGCGCCCAGCTGACCGCCGACGAGCACGCCGAACGCGGCCGCCAGGCGCCGACCACCCTGGCCACCCACATCCTGCGCCAGACCGAGGCTCCGCTGGTCGACCCCGGCGAGGAGGCCAAGCCGCGCATCGACGCCCTGCTGGTGTCCTACCAGGACCGGTTGCGCACCGGCGCCGACACCAGCTGGGTCACCGAGAAGTTGGGCCGTGAGGTCGCGGTGCTGACCGAGGAGGACCGCACCGCCGCACGCGAGCGAGGCAAGCAGATCCGCCACAATCCCGCCGGGAAGTTCGCGCCGCTGTGGCCTGATCACGTCGACCGCGACGCCTTGGCGGTGACGGTGTCGACCTACGCCACGCTGCGCCCGCAGGCCGACCGCGCGGTCGTGGCCACCGGCGACTACAACACCGCCCAGGCCGCGGGCCTGCGTCAGCAGGCCGACAAGCACCGCAACGCCATCGTCAAGGCCATCAAAACCGGCAAAGGCCTGCACGACCTGGAACGCGACCAGCTCGCCGCGGTGCTGCGCGACATCGACGCCGGACGCACCCGCCCGCCAGCGATGCTGTTCGTCGACGACCGCAGCGCCGCTCAGCACGACGCCGACCGCGCCGGGCAGATCGCCTCGGAAACCTCGCGGATCCACCGCCGCCAGCTCGATGAGATCCTGTCCACCGCGCGGGTGGACCCGGTCTCGGCGCGGGCCACCCGCGACGAGATCACCCGCGTCATGGACGCCCAGACCGCGCTCGCGGCCGGGCGGCAGAACCTGCACGACTACGGCGAGTCCGGTGTCGAGGACCGGCTGCAAGCCGCCATGACCGCCGTCGGTATCCCCGAACCGGTGCGCAACCAGGTCC
Coding sequences:
- a CDS encoding toprim domain-containing protein, with product MSAPARPQRTAAPAQGSWETITSALETAVGPGRPSGAWTKYCCPVHEGDGRGHKPSLGVKYDDAGQRTVVRCFAGCDNEQVLDVLGLRVRDMFDRRVEREGSGRGRRANRPRSRQLSRADRAIDAAGLPLTQPKKPDPGRQLSPWRTVATYPYLRADGTVAGEVVRREAPFEHTGRDKQFHQRRWNPENGRMEAGGFDPLPYQLPQLLAAIDEGRTVYIVEGEKDVAAAESAGLTATTNAGGAMSWTGRHAEWLRGARTVVIVADRDPAGYRRAERVMATLSGLVERVRVVQAATGKDLHDHLQCGHEIAELEPIPYLDPFVSAPAPTTAPGRPASSTETSTDVSDSAENTTPGGHSDMAEYLLAPSTDTPPPQSDEVDHAGQQMAALWRALVHQLLSHALKVAEQRRRDAEELARRTTVEKAEAEERLALERKSVETKLAALRKQGWDAASRDEIADALTQARAWAPDSEQAAATFDELRHHLQDRFGLRIDPRTDAVDIDPDAAAVVTHLADFERSRAIDARLVAAQARMVEAVGALDGIDESTKQALYADIEAWRTNPSPQQLDVLATKLAAAKVPERTRTQIRFTAVYLYDAGAQLTADEHAERGRQAPTTLATHILRQTEAPLVDPGEEAKPRIDALLVSYQDRLRTGADTSWVTEKLGREVAVLTEEDRTAARERGKQIRHNPAGKFAPLWPDHVDRDALAVTVSTYATLRPQADRAVVATGDYNTAQAAGLRQQADKHRNAIVKAIKTGKGLHDLERDQLAAVLRDIDAGRTRPPAMLFVDDRSAAQHDADRAGQIASETSRIHRRQLDEILSTARVDPVSARATRDEITRVMDAQTALAAGRQNLHDYGESGVEDRLQAAMTAVGIPEPVRNQVRNHLDRAAGEAAIAGKQANRIRDRWLDRHEAVTTARSQQPAGAIDYDSPQRREGLETRLRASGLSEDCIAQRMAADTGHAKPPSAAPAAGMAKRRTSPGTGMQRIHHRRGKGRGPEQGLGR